A single window of Flavobacterium sp. 140616W15 DNA harbors:
- a CDS encoding TonB-dependent receptor encodes MYNKNKVPLFVLTLFTPFLLYSQASNDSIRKLKEVILKTKPYQEVIPVQSLSGKLLENLASHNVADALRYFAGTQIKDYGGLGGLKTVDVRNMGTHHVGVFYDGIQLGNAQNGVTDLGKYSLDDMESLTMYNGQKSEIFQSAKDFAAASTIYLRTKRPVFENGKKTNLLVRFKTMSINYFNPSFRWEQKLSDKVSMSVSSEYIKSNGEYKFRYKRNNQDGSVAYDTTATRHNSDIEALRFESGLYGKMKNGSWDAKVYYYDSDRGAPGAIVENKFSDGFRQYDKNFFAQTSLIKDFSKKYKFQAKAKYAYDYTHYVARDTTNILGETVTEGAQSDDSYYQQEIYFSAVNMYNILPTWDVSLSTDFQYNKLNATRKGIQTQFSFPQRYTALFSLASSFRLGQFKALGSVVGTYVQEEVRYNAKAPDKKEFTPALFIGYTPFKDYDFNLRAFAKRIFRMPTFNDLYYTMVGSSTLRPEYMNQYDIGFTYNLPIENSFFDKISIQVDGYYTNTKDKIVAAPTGNLFRWMMTNMGQVKGKGIESVLNVGMHIGKVNLATNLTYTYSESRDYTKFAGLELSSYGDQIPYTPWHSGSGILNADYKTWNFNYSFVYVGKRYNGNVNNIKINEIQPWYTHDLAVQKSFTLSKYLIKGTIELNNVLNQQYEVIYNYPMPGRTMKFIISIAL; translated from the coding sequence ATGTATAATAAAAACAAAGTCCCTTTATTCGTTTTAACGTTATTTACTCCATTTTTGCTTTACTCTCAAGCATCTAATGATAGTATTCGTAAATTAAAAGAAGTAATTCTAAAAACTAAGCCTTATCAAGAAGTAATTCCTGTGCAAAGTCTTTCTGGAAAATTACTAGAAAACTTAGCTAGTCATAATGTTGCAGATGCACTACGCTATTTTGCAGGAACTCAAATTAAAGATTATGGAGGACTTGGAGGACTTAAAACTGTAGATGTCCGTAATATGGGAACACACCACGTAGGTGTTTTTTATGACGGCATACAACTAGGAAATGCACAAAACGGAGTCACTGATTTGGGTAAATACTCCTTAGATGACATGGAATCTCTTACCATGTACAACGGTCAAAAAAGCGAAATTTTTCAGTCAGCAAAAGACTTTGCAGCGGCTTCTACTATTTATTTAAGAACCAAACGGCCTGTTTTTGAAAATGGAAAAAAAACAAATCTATTGGTTCGATTTAAAACCATGTCTATAAATTATTTCAACCCGTCTTTTAGATGGGAACAAAAATTAAGTGACAAAGTAAGTATGAGCGTGAGTTCTGAATATATAAAATCTAATGGTGAATACAAATTTAGATACAAAAGAAACAATCAGGACGGTTCCGTAGCCTACGATACCACAGCCACAAGACATAATAGTGATATAGAAGCACTACGATTTGAATCAGGTCTTTACGGAAAAATGAAGAATGGATCTTGGGACGCTAAAGTATATTATTACGATTCGGATAGGGGAGCACCAGGAGCAATTGTCGAAAATAAGTTTTCTGATGGTTTTAGACAATATGATAAAAATTTCTTCGCACAAACCTCACTAATTAAAGATTTTTCGAAAAAATACAAATTTCAGGCTAAGGCAAAATATGCTTATGATTATACGCATTATGTTGCCAGAGATACTACGAATATATTAGGCGAAACAGTAACCGAAGGAGCACAATCGGACGATAGTTATTATCAGCAGGAAATATACTTCTCAGCTGTAAATATGTACAACATATTACCCACATGGGATGTTTCGTTATCTACCGATTTTCAATACAATAAACTTAATGCTACGAGAAAAGGCATACAGACTCAATTTTCTTTTCCGCAACGTTATACAGCATTATTTTCTTTGGCTAGTTCCTTTAGGCTAGGGCAGTTTAAAGCATTAGGTAGTGTTGTTGGTACTTATGTTCAGGAGGAAGTGCGATATAACGCTAAAGCTCCTGATAAAAAAGAGTTTACTCCTGCCTTATTTATAGGATATACCCCATTTAAAGACTACGATTTTAATTTAAGAGCATTTGCAAAACGCATTTTTAGAATGCCCACTTTTAATGATTTATACTATACTATGGTTGGGTCAAGTACTTTAAGACCCGAATATATGAACCAATATGATATTGGATTCACTTATAATTTGCCCATTGAGAATAGTTTCTTTGATAAAATATCTATTCAGGTAGATGGTTATTACACCAATACCAAAGATAAAATTGTAGCAGCTCCAACAGGAAATTTATTTCGTTGGATGATGACCAATATGGGACAGGTGAAAGGGAAGGGGATAGAATCGGTACTTAATGTGGGAATGCATATTGGCAAAGTAAACTTAGCTACCAATCTTACCTATACTTATTCAGAAAGCAGGGATTATACCAAATTTGCTGGACTGGAATTATCATCTTATGGAGATCAAATACCTTACACGCCTTGGCATAGTGGGTCTGGGATATTAAATGCTGATTATAAAACATGGAATTTCAACTACAGTTTTGTATATGTAGGAAAACGATATAACGGTAATGTAAACAATATTAAAATCAATGAAATTCAGCCTTGGTACACTCATGATCTAGCAGTACAAAAGTCTTTTACTTTAAGTAAATATTTGATAAAAGGAACAATAGAGCTAAACAATGTACTTAATCAGCAGTATGAGGTTATATACAATTATCCTATGCCAGGACGTACAATGAAATTTATAATCAGCATTGCGCTATGA